The Cygnus atratus isolate AKBS03 ecotype Queensland, Australia chromosome 16, CAtr_DNAZoo_HiC_assembly, whole genome shotgun sequence genome contains the following window.
CATGCAGGTGTGTAAACACGCGCACGGTGTGCACGCTGATGTGCATTACCACGAGGTGCGTGTGCACGCCGATGTGCATTTACGCGTGCAGTGTGCGCGTGCGGGTGTGTAAACACACACGCCGTGTGCACACAAATGCGCCCTTACACGCGCAGTGCGTGTGCATGCCCAGCTGTGTTAACACACGCCCTGTGTGCACACCGAGGGCCGTTTACACGCGCAGTGTGCCCACAGCCGCGCACTAACACCCGCCGTGCCCCGTGTGCGCGTGCCCGTGCCCACGCGCGTGCAGGTGCCCGTGCAGGTGCCGTGCGCTGTGCGCATGCgcgccctcctcccccccccccccccctcctctcccctcccctcctctcgctcccccctcccctcccggtCCCGCCGCCGCACCGGGggggccccgccccgccccgccccgccccgcccggaACCGGAAGTGCCGCGCTGCCCGCCGGGTAACCACACCGCttccgccgccgccgccgccgccgtctgcccccgccgccgcgatgaacaagaagaagaagccGTTCCTGGGCATGCCCGCGCCCCTCGGCTACGTACCGGGGCTGGGCCGCGGGTGAGGCGCTGCACCGGGCCCTGCTCCCACCGGTACCGGGCCCGGTACCCCTCACGGCAGGGCCTGCGGCCTGCCCGGCCTTCAGGCCCGGTGGGGCCGGGGCCTTCCCCCCGCCGGTTGTGGCGCGGCACCGGGACCGGCTGCGTGAGGGGCTGGGACCCCCGGTCgtcccccccccggtccccccgtCCTGCCCCTGCTCCGGCACCGTGCGGCCTCCGGGGCGCCCCTTTCGCTGTGCCCGGCTCGGTAccgggcaggggcagagccgggAGCTCCACAAACCCCAAGCCCTGCAGGGGAACCAcccccgggggtgggggggggggggggagggggagctgctggtgcccTGCCCGCACCGGGGGTACCGGTGGCGGCGGCTGGGGTCGGTACCGACCCTGGCACCGTGCCCGTGCGGTGGTGGGGCTGCGGCGCCCTCACTCCCTGCCCCGTTTCTGTCACCGCAGGGCCACCGGTTTCACCACCCGCTCCGACATCGGCCCCGCTCGCGACGCCAACGACCCCGTGGATGACCGCCATGCGCCCCCCGGGAAAAGGACGGTCGGGGACCAGATGAAGAAGAACCAGACGGCCGATGACGACGACGAAGACTTGAACGACACCAATTACGACGAGGTGATGGGACGGTGATCGTCCTGGAGATGCTCTTCCCCAAGTGGAAGAGAAGTCCCGTAGCTCCCCGTTCCCCGATTATAAAACCCTCCGTTAGCTGAGGCTTCGGGGCCAGGCTTTCCTGTAGTCTGCCAACAACgccccttttttatttatttttttaccgAGACTCCGTTATACGTAATGGCGCAGTGCTCGCAGACTTCTTCTTCTGGTGTTGGTCCAGATGTCGTGGTTTAATTATCCGTACAGAGCACTGAGCGTCTTGGGAAGAAGTCCACAGATAAATTATCGGTTGAAGCACTCTGtgggatatatatattttttttttgtgttctcctgcacaaatgaaatcaaaactCTTGTGATTTGAGGTATATTTGTCTTTACGTGGCCTGTGTAGCCTCTGGTGTTTAAATCCCGTTTTGGTTAGTTAAATGTTGCTTTcaggagttaaaaataaaagttgttcaCGGAGGAAAGTGCCCATTCTGCACTGGGAACTTGTTTATTGCTTAATAGAAGcaattttgaagcatttttggttttgaaatgaCTTGGGAAAATAAACACTAGGGGTGGTAGAAggaagctgcttttatttaaggCTGTGTTAGTCTGGGCAAGATTAAGACTCACCTGCTCCGGCCTCTTTGTTTCCCTGGGTGGCAGTGGGCTGTGCTCGGTGCGTAACGGGAGCTTGAAACTGAGcgttctccttttcttttctctctttccctgcttttttcttctcttttcaaattCCTAGTTCAATGGCTACGCTGGGAGCCTGTTCTCAAGCGGTCCCTATGAGAAAGATGACGAGGAAGCAGATGCTATTTATGCAGCTTTGGATAAAAGGATGGATGAGcggaggaaggagagaaggtaGGGTTAATCCGACACTGCTGTGGGATATTTCCtaattcatttgtatttcagagttttcctctggaaaaaatattttatatgccTTCTGATCAAATCCCATTTTCTGTAATACTTAACGCCTTGCCCGGTGTTACTTTGAGCATAACCTCGGTACTCCTTCCTCAAAGGGAACAACGGGAGAAAGAGGAAATCGAAAAATACCGTATGGAACGACCCAAAATTCAGCAGCAGTTCTCAGACTTGAAAGTAAGGACAAAATGTTGTCAGCGGTGTGActtttgtctctgctttgtgGGAGGTGGGCGTCTGATGGCATTTATTTGCTCAAAATCTGTGTGTTATCACACAAGTACTTTctgttggggggaaaaaaaaaaaaaaccgcaGGAGTGTAAAGCTGGTGGCTGGTGGTGCAGAAGCTGTTGTAGGATTGAAAGGTTGTGTAGTGCAGTGTTCAGCCAGTTACAGTTGCACAGTCAGACAGTATAACTGGATCTGCTGACTAAAtcttctgttaaataaaacGTATCATTTTGGCTATTGTTTAATGATTAGTAATAAAACGGCGCTGCAGTCGCTGAGATTAATCTGCGTGTTTGTAGCTCAGGGTTTAAGAACAAAATTGGTTTGGAATCTCAGTCTGGACTAAAACCAACTTCTAATTAAATGCATCTAATTCTCTTCTGACATTGGAttaggggaaagaaaaaaatctgatctttGACctctgagtcttttttttttttcttgaaagaattcaaaatgaattaaatctGTTAAGGACTGTGAGTAGCTTAAAGGaagacatttctaaaaataaataatgattacAATTCATGTCTGAGTAGCGGAAGCTAGCGGAGGTCACAGAAGAAGAGTGGCTGAGCATTCCAGAAGTTGGCGACGCCAGGAACAAACGGCAGAGGAACCCTCGTTATGAGAAGCTGACTCCTGTACCCGACAGcttctttgcaaaacatttaCAGTCGGGGGAGAATCACACCACTGTTGACCCACGCCAGACGGTGAGTATGGCCTGATGATCTTACTTGCTCTTCTTAAGTAGAGACAAAGGTTAATCTGTGCGTTTGTTAGtgggatttggaaaaaaaataaagattcttGACCGAAAATCTTGCTGTAGTTTGCAAGTCCGTCGAAGGAATTGTGGATGTTAAATTCCTGTCGTCGCTGGAGTCTTTCAGTGCTTACCCGTTGCCAGACGAAGCCTGAGGGTGGACAGGGGAAGTCTGTTTCTTGTgttaaaagtggaaaaaagtgGTTTTTGCTGTAGTGTTTTTGGATGTAGAATGGTGATAATGAGTTGTCGTGAGCTTAGCCAACATCCTTTTCTGTTACACTAATGTCTTGcagaaatggaacagaaaacaaagttcGACTTCACCTAGGGGCTTGCTCAGCCCAGGAGCTTgagttaaaattatttaattttcagttgaCAATAGGTCAAATACGTTTGCTTGTTGCTGCTGTGGTCATAACGGTTACAGAAGAAGCTGACTGGCCCTGAATTGGCACCAAATGCCCATGCGACTATTTTGTAGACGTACAGCCTGAATTCTTTTAGAAATCTCAAGAGGTTTTTAGGAATatgtttctctccctcttgtTTTTAGCAATTTGGTGGATTGAATACTCCCTATCCAGGGGGCTTGAATACTCCATACCCAGGAGGAATGACCCCAGGCTTAATGACACCTGGGACAGGAGAATTGGATATGAGGAAGATCGGCCAAGCCAGAAACACCCTGATGGATATGAGGCTAAGCCAGGTAAGCACGTTGGAAGGTGGGATCTGTCACAGGTGTACCTGCAGTTGGTGGTGTGCTGCTATTTAAGACCTGGTTTGAGGAAAGTCTTTCATTCTCTTGGGTGTTAGATAGGAGAAATAGCTTAGCTGAGACTAGAAATAATCTTTCACTCCTCCTTTCCCAATCTCATGCTCCCTACGCTAACAATTTATTGAGTAATAACAGTTTGTCATTGGAAGTCTTGGTTGCGATGGGAAGATGAACTGCGCTGTTACAGCAGAGGTAGACTTGAGACAGACCATGCTGATAGCTTTGTCAGGGAAGACATTTCTTCAGGATTTATTCAGGACAGAAAGATGAAGAATACTACTCTCGTGTAGTGGACTTCCATTCCTCTTTATTGATTTTCCCATCCAAATCTGGTTCAAACTAAAACAGATGGGCTTCAGCTGTCCAGGTTGCAAGACCTTGTAGTGGCTGAAAGCcaagctgcttgttttctggCTTTGCAGCGGTACTAAGTTTTTAACTGTAAAGTCATGTGTTTTAGAAGCGGGGACAAAAGCTAATCAGGAAGGGAGGGGcttgtcttttccttcttcctcgGTCTTGGTGACAGATAAATGCCTGAAGACTTTTTGTGTAGCAGCAGTGCCTTGTGCAGGCAGGTTGTGGGGCTGTGAGCGGTCATTTCAGTAGTGCTGGCTTCACTTTCCCAGGTGTCAGACTCTGTGAGTGGCCAGACGGTAGTGGATCCCAAAGGATATCTGACAGACCTGAATTCCATGATTCCCACGCACGGAGGTGATATCAAGTAAGTTTAAGGGTTGACTGATTTAGCCCCTTAATAAGGGCTCGGATCCTGCATATAAATGGAAATCTGTCGGAATGGGTGGCTTGTAGCTAATGTTTAGTTTGTAAAAGATGGTAGGTGAGTTCGGGGGATGAATTCTTTTAACATGAGGTCCAGTATTCTTTCAACTGATGTGTTTAGCATCTGACCCGCATGAATTAATTGCGGGGGTTGTTTCTGTTCTGTCCCAGGACTGTATGCCAGAGTGATGGTAGTGGGCAGCCATCTGCCAGCCAGGAAATAATTGCACCTGTGTGGTGCTAATTTAGGCTTGACTGGTCACCTCCGAAGCCGTGTGTCATAAAGGATTGCCACGTAACTCAAAACAGTACATGCAAATCTTGATCATAAGACCTGACCTAAATCAATGCTGTGGTTATTAACTTCCAATTGCAAGTGCCTGGCTGTAATTCCTTAagatataaatatacaaaaatatatttaaatactaaaCGAATTCTCACGGCAATATTGTGTGTTAATGTATATTAGTAAGGTTGTTTTGGTAGTACATAGTTTGTTACCAGTCTGGAAATGTTTGAGGTCACAGGTACTGGCATCTGAGTGTGGCTGAGAAGAGCTGACTGTACTGACTGATTCAGGAGGATTGTTTGCTAGCGTGCTGACAACTTCTACCTGTCTTTTCCCCTTCATTAGCGATATTAAAAAAGCTCGTTTGCTCCTCAAATCTGTACGAGAGACCAACCCTCATCACCCACCAGCTTGGATAGCGTCAGCCCGACTGGAGGAAGTCACTGGCAAACTGCAGGTGGCTCGGAATCTTATCATGAAAGGAACAGAGATGTGCCCCAAGGTCAGAATTGCTTTGCTTCCCTGCTGGCCCTTGCAGGACAGTAGGAAAATGTGGTGGTtacaagcagcagcatctgtctGTCAAGCCTCTAGCAGCTACAGCCTGATACTGCTTCTCTATCTGCAATATTAAAAACGCATTTAGCTGAAAGCTCTGGTTTTAGGTTCTCACAGTACTTGTTTTGATataaagcaaagcttttttttctgacagagtGAAGATGTTTGGTTAGAAGCTGCTCGGCTTCAGCCTGGGGATACAGCCAAGGCTGTTGTGGCCCAAGCTGTCCGCCACCTCCCGCAGTCCGTCCGGATCTATATAAGAGCAGCGGAGCTGGAGACAGATATTCGGGCAAAGAAGCGCGTTCTTAGGAAAGGTGAGAGCTTCTGCAGCGCCAGGGAACAAAGTCTTCGAGTCCCTCTGCATTGTCTTGTAAATTGTTCAAGATATGTCcgtaattttttttaaaaatgcttttgtttttctcctccttggtGAAAATACAGTTGTTAATAATGTATGCCTTAACGCTGGAACATGCTGCCGTTGGGTCAGAGTGGAGTGCTTCTAGTATTTGCAAAACAGCccccagcagaaagctgctcctgctgagcaATTGCAAAGTGACATCTTACTGAAAACAATTCCATCTTGGTCAAGGTTAGAGAGGTAGATGGAAGCAATTCAAAAAAATATGCTCTAAGGGGAAAAGGGTGCTTTAACAATCTTCTTGtgatatgttttaaaaaagatgtcAGACTTATATATGAGTTTTGGCTTGTCTGTAACCTGTTAGGGACCACAGTGATATTTGGTGGAGGAGCTGTAAAGGCCTCGGGGTTCTCATATCATTGAGCCTGGTGAGCCTTGGGATTTGCTTTAGTGTAGCAATTTCTGTGTTCTTgacaaacagcttttctttgtggTGCTTACCCAAAACCTTACATCTTTATTGTATTGAACTTGGAAGTTTCCCTCTTTTGTGGAATTGCCATCTTTTCCCAAACCTGTTCTCTTGTAACAGCAGTTTGTGTTGTCCTGGGCCCAGGTTTTCTTTGCAGGTGCACAGTGTGAGTCGATTACTTTGACTGATGTGCCTGTCTCAGTAGAGATTAGATCCTTCACAAGTATTCAACTGTATCAATTACATCTCCTGACTTTAATCTAGACAGGGAAAGGGGTCTGGATTTAATGCGCTTAATCTCTGCGATGCAGTCTGCAGTATTAAATAACTTGGCTTCAAAGGGAGTAAATTGCTTCCTTCTTACTACTGCACGCAAATTGCATATCGGTGTGAAACGGTCTCTTACCGCATGTGACAATGCGTGGATGGAAGGCACTTCAAGACTGCTGGGGTTGAGGTTGTGGGAGttcaaatattaattatttgGTAGCTTTATTTTCGTTGGCCAAGCAGCGCAGTGTTCTCTGGAGCGTTGCTCCCGCGACACCTTGTTCTCTGCAAGAACAGTAACGGATGCTTAACAGGAAAACACTTTTACAAGAGCAGAAGTAGGTTTCTGAGTCCAGCTCGGGTAGGAAGGCGGCAGGTGTGAAAGCAATGACTTGTGCGTTAAGTCCTGAGGCTGTTCATTTGCTTTAAGCATTGTATCTTACTCTAGTTTGTGGAACCACCTGCTTAACCTCTGATACAAAGCTGTTAGTGGGGTGGGATATGATTTACCGTGCTGTTTCCACTCCCTGCGTGTTAGCAGTCAGCTTCACAGTGCTCCTGTACTACCCGGGGAGCATCAGTAACACAGTGCTTGGAACTGTTTGGGTATATTGTCTTAACACAAGTGGCAGGTTAACCCAGTATTTGcccaaaaatataaaaggctGACTGCCAGGTAATGTCACTAAAGTGTGATCTTTCATAATGCATTTCTCTCTCCGGTCTGTTGGCTGTGTGCATTTCTGCCGTCTAGCACAACGTCTGGAGTTTTTAAAGCCTCTCTCTGGCTATAGAGACAGCAAGCTGagtgtttaaaatacatcttgAGGTGTAAAAATCGAACGCTCTACCTATGAAAACAGGCTCTGTCTTGCTGAGCGGTGTTTTCAGCTCTTGCACACTGATATTATTCActtaaaatgcttcagaaaaatctcCTGCTGCTCTAGACTCTAGGAGGAATGGTTAATGCCAAGACGCTCGGTGCACACTACTTGTAAATGCTCTGTGCATTTCTGTAGAGCTCGGATGTGCTCTGAAGTTCATGCTCAGCAGTGTGCCTCAGCCTTTGCAGGAGTGCTTAAAGAAACAGCATTGCCTGGAAGCCTGGCAAGTTCCAAAGTACTTTTAGATGCGTCTTCTCTCCTGTTTGTGTGGTCCTGCAATTATACTTTCATTATTGATAAAGGATGTGTTCAGTCCTCTGCTACTACGTCACGATTATGTATCATCACCATGGAGGCAATGAAGCCAATACTACTCCCTGTGTGGTTATCTAAGCTGTAGTGACAaaagtgtttagaaaaaaaaaattagcttctCACTGGTAGAAGTAGAAAAAATTAGCTTCTCATTAGTTTTGAAGGTACGCTCATGGGtaaaaatttcagagaaaataaggaCTTTCTGGTTTTGTCAGATGAGCCCTGTTTGCAAGGCATTTGTCTTAATGCGATTTAATGAGGCATGGAAATCCTAAAGAGTGTGAAATTCTTTATTAGATTAATGTAGACTTAACCCTCATATATTCAAGATTTTATACCAGCCTGGTATGTATGAAGACAATATATTTGGAATGTTTATCAGAACCCAGAAACACTTTGACCATGCTGAGAGTTGAGGCTTTGTTCAGCTAGGTGTTTTACTGAAGAGGAAGCAATTACAGCTTGTAATGAGAAAAGCTCTTGGCTTGCCAAAACCTGTTTCCAAttaaaatcaagtattttttttattttctgattttaagttCTCATCGTTGAAGCAAGAGCTAGTGTAAGTACAATTCCCTCCGTTCTTTCAGGAAATTTCATCTGTAGTAAGACAAGGCCTTTAACGTATCATCTCGGACAACAATATTTCTCTTTGGGGAACTTCTTTATCATGATTTACATAATTGTTTTTGCCTCTCTAGCCCTTGAGCATGTTCCAAATTCAGTGCGTTTGTGGAAGGCAGCTGTGGAGTTAGAAGAACCTGAGGATGCCAGGATCATGCTGAGTCGAGCTGTGGAATGCTGCCCAACTAGTGTTGaagtaagtttttaaaaaaaaaaaaaaaaaaggaaaataaagcaaccCCCTACGTTCTGTTTTAGGTTAGCAGTAGAGCTTTGACAACAAAAGGCAGGTAAGTGCACTAGTTTTCTACTAGGCATTTTATGAAGGATGTGATGAGTagagaactattttttttccccagacttaATTGTCTGGTAGTTGTTATATGCCTCATTTTCCTGCGTAATTTTTATATTAGTTATGCCAGTGTACTGCTGTGCCTGCAGTGGCCAATTAGCCATGTTTACATTCATGTTTAGCGCCTTGACAATTGTGAAAACAAGCATATGCGTAGCTTGGGGAATCTAAAACAAAGTtgcttgtttctgaaatgttgaaCCAAAGAGTGTGTGCAGCAGCCTGGCAAACGAAGATGATATCTTGAGATGATTAGGTTTTAGCTCTAAGGACAGTCGTAGAGTCTGGTTCTACTATTTCTGCTTTGGTATTCTGCAGCCTGCTTATACTACATGAGGACAATTGCCAACTAGTAGCAAACAGAATGAAGCTGCTTATCTCTTTGGGCTGACAGTCATCTCCTTGTTCTAATCTAAAATGCATCTTTTGttgctctgcagctgtggctTGCGCTGGCAAGACTGGAGACATATGAGAATGCTCGTAAAGTCCTCAACAAAGCCCGTGAGAATATTCCAACAGATCGTCACATCTGGATTACTGCTGCCAAATTGGAAGAAGCCAATGGAAACACCCAGATGGTGGAGAAAATCATCGACAGAGCCATCACATCTCTTAGGGCTAACGGGGTGGAAATCAACAGAGAGCAATGGATACAGGTATTGGCTTGGTCTCGGTTAGCGACCCAGGTGAACCCTTCAAGTTCTGTTTTGAAGGCTACTGATGCTAGATACTGTGGGGTTGAGCTATTCTGCACTAGGCTTGTTGGTAGAGAGCCCTGTGAAAATACGATAGGTGAGACTAAAACACTGAGGAGGGCCAAGAGCAAATTTAAGCGATAGCCTGGGGTGTCATTATGTGTGTCGAGCTGAGGAATACCTGGTTTACTTCTCTTTTGGAAAATAACCAGCTTCAagctgaagcagctgctgcctcaggTAGCATGGAGGCCTTAAACCTCCAGGgaattatttgtatattttttgcaTATGCCTTTTTTGGCTTAAAAGGTGCCTGTTTGCCAGCGAAGTCTTTGTCGGGTGTTGTTGTAAGAAGTCGATACAAACATTGTATATGCAGCAGATAGGAAATACTCTGCTCGTCCTTTATTGGCTCACACTGCCTCCTGAGGCTGTGCAAAGTACTCACAGCTGACTTAGGGAACCGTGTTACATGGTAATGTTTACAAACCATGACCTCTGCAGGTTCCTCACACTGTTACACATCATCCTATTTTTGACCTTCTGTActagaaaagcagcaagaagttGTATGGCTTTTCAGTGTTCTGGTCGCCTTTGAAAGCTGCAGTGCTTGAGTTTCCTGAGTTAGTAAGACACTTCAAAGACTGCCGTTTAAATCGCTTGATGTTCAggttaaaataacttttttcctcctgaataTGTACTGTTGCTATATTTAAGCATAAGCCTTCTAAAACAATTTACTACTGATATAATTTACAGTGGGTCAAGGCAGCAAAATGTTCTTGGCACAGTGCTTAAAAGAGTATCGGTAACGAACaaagtatttaatattaaacGGATATCCTTGTTAACATCTAAATGAATTATAACCTTCTTTTTACAATTAAAGGTTAATTTCGacctctgttttatttaaaacccTCTGCATCTGTCTTCTCGAGTTCCTTTTTGGTACTAGAACTGCTCCATTTCTGTTACCTGATCAGAGATCTCTTTAACAAGTTTAAGCAAGTCATGCGAAGCCTTCTGAAAGCTTTGTCAGACACTTTTCTATACGTACTCTAGCGACACAGCCTTTGCAGCTGTCACTTAACAGTGGGTGAGTGTGTATTTAAGAGCAGTTCTTGTTTAGCTCTTTTTCAGACTTAAAAACCAAAGCTGAAAGAAGGTCAGTAGCTTCGATGCTACGATTCGTTCTTCTTgaattcttgcatttttttatgcCTGACCCAACCCAGGGGAAGTCAGCGCAGTGGTAAGAGGAGACCGTACAGCCCGGAGAGGTCACGCGTTGTCAcactttctctccttctctgatTGATTCTGTGCACAGCTATAGTGCATTCCTTGTGGGTGTAGTCTCACTGGTGTCAAGATCTGTTTGAGTAATAAGATACTTGTAACGTACAGTGACCTGCAGTGTCCCCGTGTTTGTGCCCGAGGAATTGCTGCTGCAGAATCTAACTTACTGTGCTGATTCTCAAAGTGAGCAGGCTGTTACTCTTGTCTCTAGGATGCTGAGGAATGCGATAAAGCCGGAAGCGTGGCCACGTGCCAGGCAATCATGCGAGCTGtgattgggattgggattgaGGAAGAAGATCGGAAACATACCTGGATGGAAGATGCAGACAGTGTATGTCCAGCTGTGATGCAGTTTTTTTCAAACTGGGGGAAATGGAACTGGAACCAGGGAAATTAGGATTTTTAATCAGTGAAAGCGGGTGTGGTTCACATGTTACCTGCTTGCATTTGGCCATTAAACATGCACTACAAACTAAATTCTATTTCAGCGTGAGAAATACCCATTTCAGTGACCTTGAGCTGGGTTTACAGCAGTAGGGAAACATGCTAATGTGCTTATAGTTTTTCATGTAAAAAGCAAAGTGTGAATACGAAAGCCTTTGCAAAACCTTGTTAATTTTTCAGGCTGGCCTCTGCGTGTCAGTCCCTCTGGAAGGCCAGTGATGCTTGTGCACTGCTAGAGGGACTCTTAGAAAttcctccctgcttcccttTAAAAAGCTGATAACAACTGCCCTGTTATATAGGGTGACCCAATGCATATATTACTCACTGAGTTCTGTATTGAATTATGAATTGTCATTCTTTCTTGCCCTTGACTTCAGTGCAACCCTAGGCTGACTTAATTCCGGTCTGTTTTTCCTTAGTGTGTTGCTCATAACGCTCTGGAGTGTGCCCGAGCAATTTATGCGTATGCCTTGCAAGTTTTCCCAAGCAAGAAGAGTGTGTGGCTGAGAGCAGCGTACTTTGAAAAGAACCATGGAACAAGGTAT
Protein-coding sequences here:
- the PRPF6 gene encoding pre-mRNA-processing factor 6, whose translation is MNKKKKPFLGMPAPLGYVPGLGRGATGFTTRSDIGPARDANDPVDDRHAPPGKRTVGDQMKKNQTADDDDEDLNDTNYDEFNGYAGSLFSSGPYEKDDEEADAIYAALDKRMDERRKERREQREKEEIEKYRMERPKIQQQFSDLKRKLAEVTEEEWLSIPEVGDARNKRQRNPRYEKLTPVPDSFFAKHLQSGENHTTVDPRQTQFGGLNTPYPGGLNTPYPGGMTPGLMTPGTGELDMRKIGQARNTLMDMRLSQVSDSVSGQTVVDPKGYLTDLNSMIPTHGGDINDIKKARLLLKSVRETNPHHPPAWIASARLEEVTGKLQVARNLIMKGTEMCPKSEDVWLEAARLQPGDTAKAVVAQAVRHLPQSVRIYIRAAELETDIRAKKRVLRKALEHVPNSVRLWKAAVELEEPEDARIMLSRAVECCPTSVELWLALARLETYENARKVLNKARENIPTDRHIWITAAKLEEANGNTQMVEKIIDRAITSLRANGVEINREQWIQDAEECDKAGSVATCQAIMRAVIGIGIEEEDRKHTWMEDADSCVAHNALECARAIYAYALQVFPSKKSVWLRAAYFEKNHGTRESLEALLQRAVAHCPKAEVLWLMGAKSKWLAGDVPAARSILALAFQANPNSEEIWLAAVKLESENNEYERARRLLAKARSSAPTARVFMKSVKLEWVLGNIAAAQELCEEALKHYEDFPKLWMMKGQIEEQKELVEKAREAYNQGLKKCPHSIPLWLLLSRLEEKVGQLTRARAILEKSRLKNPKNPDLWLESVRLEYRAGLKNIANTLMAKALQECPNSGILWSEAIFLEARPQRKTKSVDALKKCEHDPHVLLAVAKLFWSERKITKAREWFHRTVKIDSDLGDAWAFFYKFELQHGTEEQQEEVRKRCENAEPRHGELWCDVSKDIANWQKKIGEILVLVAAKLKNTF